The genome window TATTAAGTCAGGGGGCTAGTGTGGCTCAAAATTCGGTGGTTGAGACAAATACCCCATCATTAAACTTTATTCAGGCGGTTTTTTTGGGGTTTGTGCAAGGGGCAACGGAATTTTTGCCCATCAGTAGCTCTGCTCACTTAAAAGTTGTGCCAATGGCTTTGGGATGGGGGGATCCAGGGGTTGCTTTTACTGCTATCATCCAACTAGGTAGTATCTTGGCCGTCATTTGGTACTTTTGGCAGGATTTAAAAAATTTAACCATGGGCATGATTAAGGCATGGCGTACCAAAAATTATGATACCCATGAATTTAAAATTGGTACTGGTATCATCGTCGGTACTATTCCTATCTGTGTGGTAGGTTTAGCTATTAAGGCTTTTGTGGATGATTTTGATGGCTCTGCGGTGAGGGGTTTGAGTGCGATCGCCCTTGCGTCTATAATTATGTCTATCCTCCTTGCCATGGCTGAAAAATTTTGTCACCCCAAAAGAACTTTTGATGACTTATCTATCAAAGATGGTATCTTGATGGGGTTAGCAGAAACCTTGGCCCTAATACCGGGTGTATCTCGCTCAGGTTCGACTATTACCGCTGGATTGTTTATAAATTTAGAACGCTCGACGGCGGCTAGATTTTCTTTTTTACTAGGTATTCCAGCCATTACCATCGCTGGTTTAGTGGAATTAAAAGATGTTTTAGCCCTAAATTTGACCAACGAATCCATTATGCCCTTAGTTGTCGGCACTATTTCTTCCGCCATCTTTTCTTATCTTGCCATTGCTTGGTTAATTCGCTTTTTACAAAAACAGAAAACTTGGATTTTTGTCTGGTATCGTCTCGTATTTGGTTTAATTATCCTAGGAGTAATCTTTTTTAATTAATCTCCATTGCCCATTCCCTATTCCCCATTGCCCTGAAAATGCTTGACATAGCCAAATTAGCCAGACAAATGCCCCAAATAGGGCAACAGATGCAAAAAGATGCCCAAGCTAGTTTAAAAAGATTGGAAATGGCTCAAGGACTTTTTTCTGAGGCAAATAAACATCAGGATGAGTTAATTAAAGCACAGGAAGTATGGGGCGATCGCATGATATTCTCCCCTGGCACCCCCGTAGAATCCTTAGACACTGCCATCGATATACCAGATGCACCCCCTAGCCATAGCGTTTTTTCCAGTGATGGCTCCCAAATAGCCCCCTCCCACCACGAAATTATCTATTGTTATCTAATCAATATAGGTAGAATAATGCTCCATTATGGGCAAAATTTTCATCCCCTATTAGATAGTATTCCCGAAATTTATTATAAAACCGAAGACCTCTACGGCTCCAGAAAATGGGGCATCCGCACCGAAGAATGGATGGGCTACCTTCGCACCATGCAAGAAGTGCAAGTATTAACCGAGATGGCTTGTACATGGGTAAACCCTCCCGGCGCCCATTTTAATATTCCCAATTTAGCCATGACAGATGGCTCATTGGTTTACTGGTTTTTGGATAATTTACCCACCGAGGCAAGGGAAGAAATTTTAAACCCCGTTATCGAATCTTGGGAGCAATTACGGCAAAGTAAAATCCCCCTCGTGGGATACATCAGCGCATCCCGTAGCATAGAGGTAATTAGTTTTTTACGCCTCATGGCTTGTCCCTATGAAGTACCTAATTGTAATAATTTTTGCTCCTTGGATAATGAAAAAAATCCTTGCCAAAAAGTAGAACCCTTAAGGGATACCAGCCTATGGAATAAGATTTTGCAACCCCGCCAAAGAAGCGCTATTTTCCGCAGTAATTCCCGTATCTTGGATTGTTACCCCGAAAGTCAAAAAACCCATTTTTGCTACCTTCATGGCGGTGTAGAGGTGGCTAGGGTGGAATTTCCTCAATGGATAGCCGAGGATTCAGAGTTGCTAAATCAAGCCCTGAGTATTACCCTTACCCAAATCGACAAAGGTTTTGGTTATCCCGTTGCCCTCGCTGAAGCCCATAATTTGGCGGTGATAAAAGGGGGCGATCGCACTCAGTTCTTTTCCCTCATTGAGGGTCAAATGTTAAGATATGGGGTGCGAAATGTGGGTGTTTCTTATAAAGAAGCCCGTAAACGGGGCAGTATAGCTTAGGGCGTGTCATCAATTAAGCCATATAACGACTGCGGCTAGATAAATAGCACCAAGAAAATTTATTTTTCGTTTATCATACCTAGTGGCTATGGCTCTATATTGTTTTAATCGGGCAAAAAAGTTCTCAATCAAATGTCTTGCTTGATATAAATACTTATCATATTCTCGTTGTTCTTTTCTATTTCTTTTTGGTGGAATAACCGCTATTTTATCCTGCTTCTTTAGCTTTTCCAGAACTCTTTCATCCGCATCATAACCTTTGTCCCCTAACAAAATATCTGCCTTTATTTCTTTTAGTAAAACATCTGCACCGTCCAAATCACATTTTTGTCCTCCGGTGAGGAAAAAACCTGTAGGATTACCTAATGCGTCAACCGTAGTATGAATTTTTGTACTTAAACCTCCTTTACTTCGACCTATTGCTTCCTCGTTTTTATCCCCCCTTTTGCACCAGCACTATGCTGGTGTGCTCTTACTATGGTTGAATCAATCATGGCATATTCATCGTCACTATCTCCTGCCAAAATTTGAAAAACCTTTTCCCAGACACCTTTTTTATTCCAACGACTAAAACGAGTATGAACCACTCGAAAATCACCAAATCGACTAGGTAAATCTCGCCAAGGAATACCAGCTCGATACCTGTACAATACCGCTTCGACAAAAAGTCGATTATCTTTGGCGGTGACTCCCACTGTACCAAATCGACCCGGTAATAAATCTTTAATTTTTTCCCATTGATCGTCTCTCAAACCATACCTGCGCATCTCTACCATATCCTCACTTTTGTCACAATTACTATCATCCTTATTTTATCTGTTATTCTCTTCTATTTGATGACACGCCCTAGGGGGAATGGGGAATAGGCAATGGGCAATGGTTTTCTAATTTTGAAACATCATATTAATCCGCATAACTTTTTCTTTGTTGTCTTTGATATTCTGCCAAAAAAAGGCTAGTGGCGATCGCCACATTAAGAGATTCCACATTGTTAAGTAGAGGAATTTTAACCTTCTCCGTTGCCAAAGCAGCCAAATCAGAAGACAACCCCTGAGACTCATTACCCATTAACAAAATTGTCGGCAAAGAAAAATCGACCTCCCAAGGAGTCTTATCCCCCTCCAAAGAAGTAGCAATAACTTGATAACCCTTATTTTTGTAACCTTCCACAAGAGTTATTAAATCATCCTCCGCCCTCGCATTGATGCGAAACCATTCCCCCACAGAAGCCCTCATCACCTTGGTATTATCCAAATCCACACTATCCCCACTCAACCACAACATATCCACACCCATGGCCACGCTAGTACGAATTATAGTGCCTAAATTGCCGGGGTCTTGTAACCGTTCTACCACCATGCCCAACTTGATATTTTCAGGATCTTTACTTTGGCGATGATGACGAGGGGCAG of Cyanobacterium sp. HL-69 contains these proteins:
- the spoU gene encoding RNA methyltransferase, TrmH family; its protein translation is MLSSLKNPLIKEIRKLQRPSERHRQNLCLLEGTNLLEVASQVQYPLETLLFTPIWQNKNYLLAQSLQTQAQRVEIVSDEVMKSVATTVTPDGVLATAPRHHRQSKDPENIKLGMVVERLQDPGNLGTIIRTSVAMGVDMLWLSGDSVDLDNTKVMRASVGEWFRINARAEDDLITLVEGYKNKGYQVIATSLEGDKTPWEVDFSLPTILLMGNESQGLSSDLAALATEKVKIPLLNNVESLNVAIATSLFLAEYQRQQRKSYAD
- the uppP gene encoding undecaprenyl-diphosphatase UppP, with product MFTKSQSSIFTWVSGVLGGLMLVVLSQGASVAQNSVVETNTPSLNFIQAVFLGFVQGATEFLPISSSAHLKVVPMALGWGDPGVAFTAIIQLGSILAVIWYFWQDLKNLTMGMIKAWRTKNYDTHEFKIGTGIIVGTIPICVVGLAIKAFVDDFDGSAVRGLSAIALASIIMSILLAMAEKFCHPKRTFDDLSIKDGILMGLAETLALIPGVSRSGSTITAGLFINLERSTAARFSFLLGIPAITIAGLVELKDVLALNLTNESIMPLVVGTISSAIFSYLAIAWLIRFLQKQKTWIFVWYRLVFGLIILGVIFFN